In the Mycolicibacterium thermoresistibile genome, one interval contains:
- a CDS encoding acyl-CoA carboxylase subunit beta, with product MSQESGLRPPKTTAEQLAELREKLEQAKEPGGAKAAAKRDAKGIPSPRARIHALLDPGSFVEIGMLAKTPGDPNALYGDGVVTGHGTIDGRPVGVFSHDQTVFGGSVGEMFGRKVSRLMEWVAMVGCPIIGINDSGGARIQDLATSLAWYAELGRRHELLSGLVPQISIILGKCAGGAVYSPIQTDLIVAVRDQGYMFVTGPDVIKDVTGEEVTLDELGGADAQARYGNIHTVVNSEKEAFQYVRDYLGFLPANTFDDAPIVNPGLEPEITPHDLELDSIVPDNDNTAYDMHEILLRIFDDGDFLEVAGQAGQAIITGFARVDGRPVGVVANQPMVLSGAIDNEASDKAARFVRFCDAFNTPLVFVVDTPGFLPGVEQEKNGIIKRGGRFLYAVVEADVPKVTITVRKSYGGAYAVMGSKQLTSDFNFLWPTARIAVIGAEGAAQLIMKRFPDPNAPEVQEIRRQFIEGYNRDMATPYVAAERGYVDAVIEPHETRLKLRSAMRLLRDKQIQRVQRKHGLIPI from the coding sequence GTGAGTCAAGAGTCCGGTCTTCGCCCGCCGAAGACGACCGCCGAACAACTCGCCGAACTCCGGGAGAAGCTGGAGCAGGCCAAGGAACCCGGCGGCGCGAAGGCGGCGGCGAAGCGGGACGCCAAGGGTATTCCCAGCCCGCGGGCACGGATCCACGCGCTGCTCGATCCGGGCAGCTTCGTGGAGATCGGGATGCTCGCCAAGACCCCCGGAGACCCCAACGCGCTGTACGGCGACGGGGTGGTCACCGGGCACGGCACCATCGACGGCCGGCCGGTCGGGGTGTTCAGCCACGATCAGACGGTGTTCGGCGGATCGGTCGGGGAGATGTTCGGCCGCAAGGTGTCGCGGCTGATGGAGTGGGTGGCCATGGTCGGCTGCCCGATCATCGGCATCAACGACTCCGGCGGTGCGCGCATCCAGGACCTGGCGACCTCGCTGGCCTGGTACGCCGAACTGGGCCGGCGCCATGAGCTGCTGAGCGGTCTGGTCCCGCAGATCTCCATCATCCTCGGCAAATGCGCCGGGGGAGCGGTGTATTCGCCGATCCAGACCGACCTGATCGTCGCGGTGCGGGATCAGGGCTACATGTTCGTCACCGGGCCGGACGTCATCAAGGACGTCACCGGTGAGGAGGTCACCCTCGACGAGCTCGGCGGCGCCGACGCGCAGGCCCGGTACGGCAACATCCACACCGTCGTCAATTCGGAGAAGGAGGCCTTCCAGTACGTCCGGGACTATCTGGGCTTCCTGCCGGCCAACACCTTCGACGACGCGCCGATCGTCAACCCCGGCCTGGAACCCGAGATCACCCCGCACGATCTGGAGCTGGACTCGATCGTCCCGGACAACGACAACACCGCCTACGACATGCACGAGATCCTGCTGCGGATCTTCGACGACGGCGACTTCCTCGAGGTCGCCGGGCAGGCGGGGCAGGCGATCATCACCGGCTTCGCGCGGGTGGACGGCCGACCGGTCGGCGTGGTCGCCAACCAGCCGATGGTGCTGTCCGGGGCGATCGACAACGAGGCCTCCGACAAGGCGGCCCGGTTCGTGCGGTTCTGCGACGCGTTCAACACCCCGCTGGTGTTCGTGGTGGACACCCCGGGCTTCCTGCCCGGTGTGGAGCAGGAGAAGAACGGCATCATCAAACGCGGCGGCCGGTTCCTCTACGCCGTGGTGGAGGCCGACGTGCCGAAGGTGACCATCACCGTGCGCAAGTCCTACGGCGGCGCCTACGCGGTGATGGGCTCCAAGCAGCTCACCTCGGACTTCAACTTCCTGTGGCCGACCGCGCGCATCGCGGTGATCGGCGCCGAGGGAGCCGCCCAGCTGATCATGAAGCGGTTCCCGGACCCGAACGCGCCGGAGGTGCAGGAGATCCGCCGGCAGTTCATCGAGGGGTACAACCGCGACATGGCGACGCCGTACGTGGCCGCCGAGCGCGGGTACGTCGACGCGGTGATCGAACCGCACGAGACCCGGCTGAAGCTGCGCAGCGCGATGCGGTTGCTCCGGGACAAGCAGATCCAGCGGGTGCAGCGTAAGCACGGCCTGATCCCGATCTGA
- the pks13 gene encoding polyketide synthase Pks13 (Pks13 is a key enzyme in mycolic acid biosynthesis.), protein MTENPNDSQPPVTGDEAGPQNPAEEVRLADVLPADGPLQPAQTDMTVAEMKDWLRNWISNATGQPADRIDDSTPMVELGLSSRDAVAMASDIEDLTGVTLTATVAFRHPTIESLATVIIEGEQETGADDDDADWSRPDADERAIAIVGLSTRFPGEMNTPAETWQALLEGRDAITDLPEGRWSEFLSEPRIAERVAKAATRGGYLSDIKGFDAEFFALSKMEADNLDPQQRMALELTWEALEDARIPASELRGENVGVYIGASNNDYSFLAVSDPTVAHPYAITGTASSIIANRVSYFFDFRGPSVAVDTACSSSLVAVHQGVQALRSGEADVVVAGGVNALVTPMVTIGFDEVGGVLAPDGRIKSFSSDANGYSRSEGGGMLVLKRLADARRDGDEIYAIIAGSAVNHDGRSNGMLAPNPDAQADVLRKAYQDAGINPRDVDYIEAHGTGTILGDPIEADALGRVVGRNRPADRPALLGAVKSNLGHLESAAGAASLAKVSLALKHNKLPPSINFAGPNPYIDFEGLRLKVADTVTDWPRYSGKAIAGVSGFGFGGANAHLVLREVLPSDLVEPEPAPEPAADKPAKSDADAVYIGGVRVDADDHDDAADHDADGAEYAERRDRMDFYGDDTYVPSDAEPELPGMTEEAQRLLEAARAELESQEQSKPLVPLAVSAFLTSRKKAAAAELADWIDSPAGRAASLESIGRSLSRRNHARSRAVVLARDHDEAIKGLRALAEGKQHPSLLTADGPVANGPVWVLAGFGAQHRKMGKSLYLRNEVFAEWINKVDALIQDERGYSILELILDDSVDYTDATCEYPIEVVQLVIFAIQIALGELLRHHGAKPAAVIGQSLGEAAAAYFCGGLSLADATRAICSRSHLMGEGEAMLFGEYIRLMALVEYSADEIKTVFADYPDLEVCVYAAPTQTVIGGPPDQVDAIIARAEQEGKFARKFQTKGASHTQQMDPLLGELAAELQGIQPLPTTVGLYSTVHEGTFVRPGSVVHDVDYWKKGLRHSVYFTQGVRNAVDNGHTTFLELAPNPVALMQVGLTTAAAGLHDAQLIATLARKQDEVDSMTTAMAHLFVHGHDLDIRTLFGKGEFADIPPTRFRRKEHWLDAKFTGDSSVLMPGNHVATPDGRHVWEYAPKGETDLAALVKSAAAQVLPDAKLVAYEQRAVPAEGARLVTTLTRHPGGASVQVHARIDESFTLVYDAIVTRGDQPGVLPAAVGAGAAIGAPQVGSGVEEEPEEQPEILTDNLTQGANLGAQVAKWSPDSGETVRDRLALIVGGAMGYEPEDLPWEVPLIELGLDSLMAVRIKNRVEYDFDLPPIQLTAVRDASLRDVEQLITYAIEHRDEVDQLAEAQKGKTAEEIAAEQAELMGGASTVAEIQEKLVAAGLAVDTGQDGSEQAPDQAAEQAAVLSGATEATATTAVVDPQAEPSTQDDAIPPPPTDPRGPVSDSAPAPVANIPPPPTDPSGPNKPPAAERRVLTQEAVTEALGADVPPRDAAERVTFATWAIVTGKSPGGIFNELPAIDDATAAKIAERLTERVDEGTISAEDVKAAKTIEELGTTVREYLEGGKVDGFVRTIRAPQEGSDRLPVFVFHPAGGSTVVYEPLLNRLPPDTPMYGFERVEGSIEERARQYVPKLLELNGWIDGRRGEPFILAGWSLGGVLAYACAIGLKQAGADVRFVGLIDAVRAGEEVPQTKEETRARWERYARFAERTFNVEIPEIPYEQLEELDDEGQVQLVLDAIAESGVQIPGGIIEHQRTSYLDNRMIDTAEIQPYDGHVTLYMADRYHDDAIYFEPRYAIRQPDGGWGEYVSDLEIVHIGGEHIQVIDEPYIAKVGAHMSEAINRIEAEEQVK, encoded by the coding sequence ATGACTGAGAACCCCAACGATTCGCAACCGCCGGTCACCGGCGACGAGGCCGGCCCGCAGAACCCGGCCGAAGAGGTCCGGCTGGCCGACGTGTTGCCGGCGGACGGTCCGCTGCAGCCGGCGCAGACCGACATGACGGTCGCCGAGATGAAGGACTGGCTGCGCAACTGGATCTCCAACGCGACCGGTCAGCCCGCGGACCGCATCGACGACTCCACCCCGATGGTGGAACTGGGCCTGTCGTCGCGGGACGCGGTCGCGATGGCCAGCGACATCGAGGACCTCACCGGTGTCACGCTGACCGCCACCGTCGCGTTCCGGCATCCGACCATCGAATCGCTGGCCACCGTGATCATCGAGGGTGAGCAGGAGACCGGCGCCGACGACGACGACGCCGACTGGAGCCGCCCGGACGCCGATGAGCGGGCGATCGCGATCGTCGGGCTGTCCACCCGGTTCCCGGGCGAGATGAACACCCCGGCCGAGACGTGGCAGGCGCTGCTGGAGGGCCGTGACGCCATCACCGATCTGCCCGAGGGCCGCTGGTCGGAGTTCCTGTCCGAACCGCGGATCGCCGAACGGGTGGCCAAGGCGGCCACCCGTGGTGGCTATCTGTCCGACATCAAGGGTTTCGACGCCGAGTTCTTCGCGCTGTCGAAGATGGAGGCCGACAACCTCGACCCGCAGCAGCGGATGGCGCTGGAGCTGACCTGGGAGGCGTTGGAGGACGCCCGGATCCCGGCGTCGGAGCTGCGCGGCGAGAACGTCGGGGTGTACATCGGCGCGTCCAACAACGACTACAGCTTCCTGGCGGTCTCCGACCCGACGGTGGCGCACCCGTATGCGATCACCGGCACCGCCAGCTCGATCATCGCCAACCGGGTCAGCTACTTCTTCGACTTCCGCGGCCCGTCGGTGGCGGTGGACACCGCCTGCTCGAGTTCGCTGGTCGCGGTGCACCAGGGTGTGCAGGCGCTGCGCTCCGGGGAGGCCGACGTGGTGGTGGCCGGCGGGGTGAACGCACTGGTCACCCCGATGGTGACGATCGGCTTCGACGAGGTCGGCGGGGTGCTGGCGCCGGACGGCCGGATCAAGTCGTTCTCGTCCGATGCCAACGGCTACTCCCGCTCCGAGGGCGGCGGCATGCTGGTGCTCAAGCGGCTGGCCGACGCCCGCCGCGACGGGGACGAGATCTACGCGATCATCGCCGGCAGCGCGGTCAACCACGACGGCCGGTCCAACGGCATGCTGGCGCCGAACCCGGACGCCCAGGCCGATGTGCTGCGCAAGGCCTACCAGGACGCCGGGATCAACCCGCGCGACGTCGACTACATCGAGGCGCACGGCACCGGCACCATCCTGGGCGACCCGATCGAGGCCGACGCGTTGGGCCGGGTGGTCGGCCGCAACCGGCCGGCGGACCGTCCGGCGCTGCTGGGCGCGGTGAAATCCAATCTGGGCCACCTGGAGTCGGCGGCCGGGGCGGCCAGCCTGGCCAAGGTCTCGCTGGCGCTCAAGCACAACAAGCTGCCGCCGTCGATCAACTTCGCGGGGCCCAATCCGTACATCGACTTCGAGGGCCTGCGGCTGAAGGTCGCCGACACCGTCACTGACTGGCCGCGCTACAGCGGTAAGGCCATCGCCGGGGTGTCCGGCTTCGGATTCGGGGGCGCCAACGCGCATCTGGTGCTGCGCGAGGTGTTGCCCAGCGATCTGGTCGAGCCGGAACCCGCACCGGAACCGGCCGCCGACAAGCCCGCGAAATCCGACGCCGACGCGGTCTACATCGGCGGGGTCCGGGTCGACGCCGATGACCATGACGACGCAGCCGACCATGACGCCGACGGGGCCGAGTACGCCGAGCGCCGCGACCGGATGGACTTCTACGGTGACGACACCTATGTCCCGTCCGACGCGGAACCCGAACTGCCCGGGATGACCGAGGAGGCGCAGCGCCTGCTGGAGGCCGCGCGCGCCGAACTGGAATCCCAGGAACAGTCCAAACCGCTTGTTCCGCTGGCGGTTTCGGCGTTCCTGACTTCGCGGAAGAAGGCCGCCGCGGCGGAGTTGGCCGACTGGATCGACAGCCCGGCGGGCCGGGCGGCCTCGCTGGAGTCGATCGGGCGGTCGCTGTCGCGGCGCAACCACGCCCGCTCCCGGGCGGTGGTGCTGGCGCGCGACCACGACGAGGCGATCAAGGGGTTGCGGGCGCTGGCCGAGGGCAAGCAGCACCCCAGCCTGCTGACCGCCGACGGTCCGGTCGCCAACGGCCCGGTGTGGGTGCTGGCCGGGTTCGGCGCCCAGCACCGCAAGATGGGCAAGAGCCTGTATCTGCGCAACGAGGTGTTCGCCGAGTGGATCAACAAGGTGGACGCGCTGATCCAGGACGAGCGCGGCTACTCGATCCTCGAGCTGATCCTCGACGACTCGGTCGACTACACCGACGCCACCTGCGAGTACCCCATCGAGGTGGTGCAGCTGGTGATCTTCGCCATCCAGATCGCGCTGGGTGAGCTGCTGAGGCATCACGGCGCGAAACCCGCCGCGGTGATCGGGCAGTCGCTCGGTGAGGCGGCGGCCGCCTACTTCTGCGGCGGGCTGTCGCTGGCCGACGCGACCCGCGCCATCTGCTCGCGCAGCCACCTGATGGGTGAGGGCGAGGCGATGCTATTCGGCGAGTACATCCGGCTGATGGCGCTGGTGGAGTACTCCGCCGACGAGATCAAGACGGTGTTCGCCGACTATCCGGACCTGGAGGTGTGCGTCTACGCGGCGCCCACCCAGACCGTGATCGGCGGTCCGCCCGATCAGGTGGACGCGATCATCGCCCGGGCCGAGCAGGAGGGCAAGTTCGCCCGCAAGTTCCAGACCAAGGGCGCCAGCCACACCCAGCAGATGGATCCGCTGCTCGGTGAGCTGGCGGCGGAACTGCAGGGCATCCAGCCGTTGCCGACCACGGTCGGGCTGTACTCGACGGTGCACGAGGGCACCTTCGTGCGACCCGGTTCGGTGGTGCACGACGTGGACTACTGGAAGAAGGGGCTGCGGCACAGCGTCTACTTCACCCAGGGTGTCCGCAACGCCGTCGACAACGGCCACACCACGTTCCTGGAGCTCGCCCCGAACCCGGTGGCGTTGATGCAGGTCGGATTGACCACGGCCGCAGCGGGTCTGCACGATGCGCAGCTGATCGCGACGCTGGCGCGCAAGCAGGACGAGGTCGACTCGATGACGACCGCGATGGCGCACCTGTTCGTGCACGGTCACGATCTGGACATCCGCACGCTGTTCGGCAAGGGCGAGTTCGCCGACATCCCGCCGACCCGGTTCCGCCGCAAGGAACACTGGCTGGACGCGAAGTTCACCGGGGACAGTTCGGTGCTGATGCCGGGCAACCATGTCGCGACGCCGGACGGCCGCCATGTCTGGGAGTACGCGCCCAAGGGTGAGACCGACCTGGCGGCGCTGGTGAAATCGGCTGCCGCGCAGGTGCTTCCGGATGCCAAGCTGGTCGCGTACGAGCAGCGGGCGGTGCCGGCCGAGGGGGCCCGGCTGGTGACCACGCTGACCCGCCATCCCGGTGGCGCGTCGGTGCAGGTGCATGCTCGCATCGACGAGTCGTTCACGCTGGTCTACGACGCGATCGTGACCCGCGGTGATCAGCCCGGCGTGCTGCCGGCCGCCGTCGGGGCCGGTGCGGCCATCGGGGCGCCCCAGGTCGGGTCGGGCGTCGAGGAGGAGCCGGAGGAACAACCCGAGATCCTCACCGACAACCTCACGCAGGGCGCGAATCTCGGTGCGCAGGTGGCGAAGTGGTCGCCGGACTCGGGTGAGACGGTGCGCGACCGGCTGGCGTTGATCGTCGGCGGGGCGATGGGCTACGAGCCCGAGGACCTGCCCTGGGAGGTGCCGCTGATCGAACTCGGGCTGGACTCGCTGATGGCGGTGCGGATCAAGAACCGGGTCGAGTACGACTTCGACCTGCCGCCGATCCAGTTGACCGCGGTGCGCGACGCCAGCCTGCGGGACGTCGAGCAGCTGATCACCTATGCGATCGAGCATCGCGACGAGGTGGATCAACTGGCCGAGGCGCAGAAGGGCAAGACGGCCGAGGAGATCGCCGCCGAGCAGGCCGAGTTGATGGGCGGGGCGTCGACCGTCGCCGAGATCCAGGAGAAGCTCGTCGCCGCGGGACTTGCGGTCGACACCGGACAGGACGGCTCCGAGCAGGCCCCGGACCAGGCCGCAGAGCAGGCCGCCGTGCTGTCCGGAGCGACCGAGGCGACCGCCACCACCGCGGTGGTGGACCCGCAGGCCGAGCCGAGCACCCAGGACGATGCGATCCCGCCCCCGCCGACCGATCCGCGCGGGCCGGTGTCTGATTCGGCGCCCGCGCCGGTTGCGAACATCCCGCCGCCGCCCACGGATCCGAGCGGACCGAACAAGCCGCCGGCCGCGGAGCGCCGAGTGCTCACCCAGGAGGCGGTGACCGAGGCGCTCGGCGCCGACGTGCCGCCGCGGGACGCCGCGGAACGGGTCACGTTCGCGACCTGGGCGATCGTCACCGGAAAGTCGCCGGGCGGCATCTTCAACGAGCTGCCCGCCATCGACGACGCGACCGCGGCCAAGATCGCCGAACGGCTCACCGAGCGCGTCGACGAGGGCACCATCAGCGCCGAGGACGTCAAGGCCGCCAAGACCATCGAGGAACTCGGCACCACCGTGCGCGAATACCTCGAGGGCGGCAAGGTGGACGGGTTCGTCCGCACCATCCGCGCCCCGCAGGAGGGCTCGGATCGGTTGCCGGTGTTCGTGTTCCACCCCGCGGGCGGATCCACCGTGGTGTACGAGCCGCTGCTGAACAGGCTGCCGCCGGACACCCCGATGTACGGCTTCGAACGGGTCGAGGGTTCGATCGAGGAACGGGCCCGCCAGTACGTGCCGAAGCTGTTGGAGCTCAACGGCTGGATCGACGGCCGACGGGGCGAGCCGTTCATCCTGGCCGGCTGGTCGCTGGGCGGGGTGCTGGCCTACGCCTGCGCGATCGGGCTGAAGCAGGCCGGCGCCGACGTCCGGTTCGTCGGCCTCATCGACGCGGTCCGCGCCGGTGAGGAGGTGCCGCAGACCAAGGAGGAGACCCGGGCCCGCTGGGAGCGGTACGCCCGGTTCGCCGAGCGCACCTTCAACGTCGAGATCCCGGAGATCCCGTACGAGCAGCTCGAGGAGCTCGACGACGAGGGTCAGGTGCAGCTGGTGCTGGACGCGATCGCCGAGAGCGGGGTGCAGATCCCGGGCGGCATCATCGAGCATCAGCGCACCTCGTACCTGGACAACCGGATGATCGACACCGCCGAGATCCAGCCGTACGACGGACATGTGACCCTGTACATGGCCGACCGCTACCACGACGACGCGATCTACTTCGAGCCGCGCTACGCCATCCGGCAGCCCGACGGCGGCTGGGGTGAGTACGTCTCGGATCTGGAGATCGTGCACATCGGCGGCGAGCACATCCAGGTGATCGACGAGCCGTACATCGCGAAGGTCGGCGCGCACATGAGCGAGGCCATCAACCGCATCGAGGCGGAGGAGCAAGTCAAGTGA